The following are encoded in a window of Mycoplasmopsis bovis PG45 genomic DNA:
- a CDS encoding 4'-phosphopantetheinyl transferase superfamily protein produces the protein MFNHNIGLDMTKISRFQELKKSTAIRILSTDELREFDELKSDYEKQKYLATRWCIKEAMFKADNNIPAFDKITIIKKQGAYQHSDFMISTTDEDDLIIAVVIKK, from the coding sequence ATGTTTAATCATAATATAGGCTTAGATATGACCAAGATAAGTCGATTTCAAGAGCTTAAAAAAAGTACAGCTATCCGAATCTTAAGTACTGATGAACTTAGAGAGTTCGATGAACTAAAATCCGATTATGAAAAACAAAAGTATTTAGCTACTCGTTGGTGTATAAAAGAGGCTATGTTTAAGGCTGATAACAATATTCCGGCCTTTGACAAAATTACTATAATCAAAAAACAAGGTGCATACCAGCATTCTGATTTTATGATATCAACAACAGATGAGGATGACTTAATAATAGCAGTAGTAATAAAAAAGTAG
- a CDS encoding Asp-tRNA(Asn)/Glu-tRNA(Gln) amidotransferase subunit GatC, whose translation MKGNIKEELKEIALSLMFKIDVKVLDDIMELWTDLNTRIEWLKEIDTSNVEPLSHINENRFIDFLRDDVEDNSLVSIKKQDLLSNAADFDENYILTNKVVK comes from the coding sequence ATGAAGGGCAATATTAAAGAAGAGTTAAAAGAAATTGCACTATCATTAATGTTCAAAATTGATGTCAAAGTTTTAGACGACATAATGGAGCTTTGGACTGATTTAAACACTAGAATTGAATGACTAAAAGAAATTGACACAAGCAATGTTGAACCGTTAAGTCATATTAATGAAAATAGGTTTATTGATTTTCTAAGAGATGATGTAGAAGATAATTCATTAGTTTCCATTAAAAAACAGGATTTATTATCTAATGCTGCTGACTTTGATGAAAATTATATATTAACCAATAAGGTTGTAAAATAA
- a CDS encoding LppA-related lipoprotein, with protein sequence MIKRVTKLLSSQLVILPMVLPLLSSKCDKQTNNNDSNSSEITDTSSNYFDERANLASPATLPREILGLYPSLIGSTILNNLKLEANRKQNPNSDYATNADNSGFGLLFKKEKNLFIDEMPSLHKELEKIFFNFNPKYTSKYEAKIVAAGFNDLEGELTLGIQILYRPDTAIENTNNNTYFQSFKFTGFRKFDLTNSDNNVLKLKFDNQNLANISKKWRKHMIHYARHTLKKAMTENTSLASINNPNKLRFVRYLFTPHFLLSEIPLNIKDDTNIYNIKDNNLTLFDVFSRDHKAIVYPFYGSLTSFDDIFDIPNNDSVKFDIYKNSENKEILKITINLTIVPGVQNIYTNIERSTKDKKKVTFSFQVEAPFDELLPDNNPVDN encoded by the coding sequence ATGATTAAAAGAGTAACTAAATTATTATCTTCACAACTTGTAATTTTGCCTATGGTTCTTCCGTTGTTATCTTCTAAATGTGATAAACAAACTAATAACAATGATAGCAACTCTTCAGAAATAACAGACACTTCATCTAACTACTTTGACGAAAGAGCCAATCTAGCATCGCCTGCAACATTACCTAGAGAAATATTGGGTTTATATCCCTCATTAATAGGAAGTACAATTCTTAATAATCTTAAATTAGAAGCAAATAGAAAACAAAATCCTAACTCAGATTACGCAACTAATGCAGACAACTCTGGCTTTGGATTATTATTCAAAAAAGAGAAAAATCTTTTTATTGATGAAATGCCGTCACTTCATAAAGAATTAGAGAAAATATTCTTTAATTTTAATCCTAAATATACTTCAAAATATGAAGCTAAAATAGTGGCTGCTGGCTTTAACGATCTTGAAGGCGAATTAACTCTTGGCATTCAAATTTTATATAGACCTGATACAGCTATTGAAAATACTAACAACAATACCTATTTTCAAAGTTTTAAATTTACTGGCTTTAGAAAATTTGACTTAACAAACAGCGATAATAATGTTTTAAAACTAAAATTTGACAATCAAAATTTAGCCAACATATCTAAAAAATGAAGAAAACATATGATTCATTATGCTAGACACACTTTAAAAAAAGCTATGACTGAAAATACTTCACTTGCAAGCATAAATAATCCAAATAAGCTACGTTTTGTCAGGTATTTGTTTACACCGCATTTTTTACTAAGTGAAATACCTTTGAATATTAAAGATGATACAAACATTTATAACATTAAAGATAATAATTTGACTCTTTTTGATGTATTTTCTCGTGACCACAAAGCTATAGTTTATCCGTTTTACGGCTCGCTTACTAGTTTTGATGATATTTTCGATATACCAAATAATGATTCTGTTAAGTTTGACATATACAAAAATTCTGAAAATAAAGAAATCTTAAAAATTACTATTAACCTTACTATAGTGCCAGGGGTTCAAAATATATACACAAATATTGAAAGAAGCACTAAAGACAAGAAGAAGGTGACATTTAGTTTTCAAGTCGAAGCTCCTTTTGATGAATTATTGCCTGATAATAATCCTGTTGATAATTAA
- the gatB gene encoding Asp-tRNA(Asn)/Glu-tRNA(Gln) amidotransferase subunit GatB, whose translation MNNFETIIGIEIHLELNTKTKMFSPSKIDFEADANTTVNQIDLGYPGTLPLLNKEAVISGVKLAKALSMTIDNELHFDRKNYFYPDLPKGYQITQFYRPIGSNGHFVINTESGSKKINIERIHLEEDTARQYHGEKTKLDYNRAGVPLIEIVSYPEISSADEAVAYVDMIRRIALSLGISSAKMEQGSLRADVNISLRPKGYKGFGTKVEIKNMNSFRAIRNAIDYEIKLQTQKILTNEPILQQTKRYDEESMSTVVMRTKTGTIDYKYFPEPNIPFIKLSDEFINNVKLNELPWEKEERYKNEGIQDIYIKSLINDIELANYFDSINYFDRSKLSKLFFAEVVSLANSKNVKAYKLGIKPQALESAIGLLDDEVISGKSFKKLVPLLINYDGDLNKLIKENNLEQISDEQTITKWIDDVIERNETLVAEYTERSEKVIKFVLGNVMKLSGGKVNPQKANDLLMKLLNKKFKQ comes from the coding sequence ATGAATAATTTTGAAACAATTATCGGCATTGAAATTCACCTTGAGCTCAACACTAAAACAAAGATGTTTTCGCCATCAAAAATTGACTTTGAAGCCGATGCTAATACGACTGTAAATCAGATTGATTTAGGCTACCCAGGGACTCTTCCATTACTTAATAAAGAAGCTGTTATTTCTGGGGTCAAATTAGCTAAAGCATTAAGTATGACAATTGACAATGAATTACATTTTGACAGAAAAAATTATTTTTATCCTGATTTGCCTAAAGGATACCAAATAACGCAGTTTTATAGACCTATTGGTTCAAATGGTCACTTTGTGATAAATACTGAATCTGGCAGTAAAAAAATAAATATTGAAAGAATTCACTTAGAAGAAGATACGGCAAGACAGTATCATGGAGAAAAAACAAAGTTAGATTACAACCGTGCTGGTGTACCGCTAATAGAGATTGTTTCTTATCCAGAAATAAGTAGTGCCGATGAAGCTGTTGCTTACGTAGATATGATAAGAAGAATAGCTTTATCTTTAGGCATTTCTAGTGCAAAAATGGAACAAGGTTCATTGAGAGCAGATGTAAATATTTCTCTTAGACCAAAAGGCTATAAAGGTTTTGGTACAAAAGTTGAAATAAAAAATATGAACAGCTTTAGAGCCATTAGAAATGCTATTGACTATGAAATAAAGCTACAGACACAAAAAATCTTAACCAATGAGCCTATTTTACAGCAAACAAAGAGATACGATGAAGAGTCCATGAGCACAGTCGTTATGAGAACGAAAACTGGCACTATAGATTATAAATATTTTCCTGAGCCTAATATTCCTTTCATCAAACTTAGCGATGAGTTTATAAATAATGTTAAATTAAATGAGCTTCCATGAGAAAAAGAAGAAAGATATAAAAATGAAGGCATACAAGATATTTATATTAAAAGCCTAATAAATGATATAGAACTAGCCAATTATTTTGATTCAATCAACTATTTTGACAGAAGCAAATTAAGCAAATTGTTTTTTGCTGAAGTTGTATCACTTGCTAATAGTAAAAATGTTAAAGCCTATAAATTAGGCATAAAACCGCAGGCATTAGAAAGTGCTATAGGGTTGTTAGATGATGAAGTAATTTCAGGCAAGTCATTTAAAAAACTAGTCCCATTATTAATTAATTATGATGGTGATTTAAACAAACTTATAAAAGAAAACAATTTAGAACAAATTAGTGATGAACAAACAATAACAAAATGAATTGATGATGTTATAGAAAGAAATGAAACATTGGTTGCTGAATACACTGAAAGAAGTGAAAAAGTTATTAAATTTGTTTTGGGAAATGTTATGAAGCTTTCTGGCGGAAAAGTTAATCCGCAAAAAGCTAATGATTTATTAATGAAATTATTAAATAAGAAATTTAAACAGTAA
- a CDS encoding segregation/condensation protein A: MNNEVLQPNAENKFDIKLENFDGPLDLLLALVQEKNVNIMDVDVFELATAYLKIIEDLQENEIDVASDYLVMAATLLALKTKMLLFTPEQKPEIEEDKRELLRRLYEYQQIKEVTKVLREHEESRKEIFIKSPSNIDEFLVDDDKSALDGSSNPLKLITVLRKMFERTYAQQLRRTKLETFNLTPKDQIPFILNLFDSCDKVSFEMIFKQPSLNHFVITLLAVLDLSRRQIIRMYQDEQFGEIRFEKGPEYEK, from the coding sequence ATGAATAACGAAGTCTTGCAACCTAATGCTGAAAATAAGTTTGATATTAAACTAGAAAACTTTGATGGGCCTTTAGATTTATTATTAGCTTTAGTTCAAGAAAAAAATGTAAATATTATGGATGTTGATGTTTTTGAATTAGCTACTGCTTATTTGAAAATAATTGAAGACTTGCAAGAAAATGAAATCGATGTGGCAAGTGATTATTTAGTTATGGCCGCAACACTTCTGGCACTAAAAACTAAAATGCTTTTATTTACTCCTGAGCAAAAGCCAGAAATTGAAGAAGACAAACGTGAACTATTACGCAGGCTTTATGAATATCAACAAATTAAGGAAGTTACCAAAGTGCTTCGTGAGCATGAAGAATCTAGAAAAGAGATTTTCATTAAGAGTCCAAGCAACATTGATGAGTTTTTGGTAGATGATGATAAAAGTGCGCTTGATGGCTCAAGCAATCCACTAAAGTTGATTACTGTTTTAAGAAAAATGTTTGAGAGAACATATGCTCAGCAACTTAGAAGAACAAAATTAGAAACATTTAACCTAACACCAAAAGATCAAATTCCGTTCATTTTGAATCTGTTTGATTCGTGTGACAAGGTATCTTTTGAAATGATTTTTAAGCAGCCTAGTTTAAATCACTTTGTTATAACACTTTTAGCAGTGCTAGATTTATCAAGAAGACAAATTATAAGAATGTATCAAGATGAACAATTTGGCGAAATTAGGTTTGAAAAGGGGCCAGAGTATGAAAAATAA
- a CDS encoding lysophospholipid acyltransferase family protein, whose protein sequence is MFIVKMIFLWWLVLWYWWRINAFARKYRKDPTFYHPQQRNDWLLRKARFFLWLFGVKVIIEGYDNIPKGAVIIAPNHKSNVDPVLVLYALKKQTKEENIRNRIPTFLAKIELSKKRTMRNLLSLIDTIYVDRENPRDAIKKLNEFGSFVKKNSTCGVIFPEGTRIKEAELGEFKAGAFKVAVSNYLPIVPVAISDSRDALNKKRMKLLHIKVTFLPALKPATFITMEPMVIAEKVKSMIKGALENE, encoded by the coding sequence ATGTTTATTGTAAAAATGATTTTTCTTTGATGATTAGTTCTATGGTATTGATGAAGAATAAATGCTTTTGCTAGAAAATATCGTAAAGATCCAACATTTTACCATCCACAGCAAAGAAACGACTGGCTTTTGAGAAAAGCTAGGTTTTTCTTGTGACTTTTTGGCGTAAAGGTGATAATTGAAGGGTATGACAATATTCCTAAAGGTGCTGTAATAATAGCTCCTAATCATAAGTCTAATGTTGATCCAGTTTTGGTTTTATACGCTTTAAAGAAGCAAACTAAGGAAGAAAATATTAGAAACAGAATACCTACATTTTTAGCTAAGATCGAACTAAGCAAAAAAAGAACAATGAGAAATTTATTAAGTTTAATTGATACCATTTATGTTGATAGAGAAAATCCTCGTGATGCTATTAAAAAACTTAATGAATTCGGTTCTTTTGTTAAGAAAAATTCGACTTGTGGTGTTATTTTCCCTGAAGGAACTAGAATTAAAGAAGCTGAATTAGGCGAATTTAAAGCGGGAGCTTTCAAAGTTGCAGTAAGCAATTATTTACCTATTGTACCTGTGGCAATTTCTGATTCTCGTGATGCTTTAAACAAGAAAAGAATGAAGTTATTACACATCAAAGTTACATTCTTGCCAGCTCTTAAGCCTGCTACTTTTATTACAATGGAACCTATGGTTATAGCTGAAAAAGTTAAAAGTATGATTAAGGGAGCATTAGAAAATGAATAA
- a CDS encoding amidase family protein: MKLENKGNFNKALDELKNDKNNCVSSLYTKKRASIDGILENSVFTIKDNYATDDQKATASSMILKNFKPYYNATAVQKLLDAGAIPVAKVHCDELALGGTGKHSAFGLITNPFDSSRLAGGSSSGSAATLTSNVSFSLGSDTGDSVRLPASYNGIVGFKPSYGAISRFGLFAFASSLDTVAYFAHNVNDIAVLSRVMFGKDPRDMTSLDVKIDNVIKAKPQKIGVLNVKGLEKFVDEEYKKLINKLSKSTTVELVSIDEKLYKAIKPVYEIISFSEASSNLANLNGIAFGSRKDGDNWEEIMTNTRADGFGEMVQLRLALGSFFLHSKNQEKMILKAQKVRRLIKEHIDSILNQYDVVIYPCAADYAPYIDDSKNRSHGYMDYILTGANLSGNPSLSLPWIKNDLFVNLSIDSKIYDDEKLLSYALWIEEFLKENNE, encoded by the coding sequence ATGAAATTAGAAAATAAAGGAAACTTCAATAAGGCTCTTGATGAACTAAAAAATGACAAAAATAATTGTGTTTCTAGTTTATATACTAAAAAAAGAGCAAGTATAGATGGGATACTAGAGAACAGCGTTTTTACAATCAAAGATAATTATGCAACAGACGATCAAAAAGCCACAGCATCTAGTATGATTTTAAAGAATTTTAAGCCATATTACAATGCAACTGCTGTACAAAAGTTGCTTGATGCAGGCGCGATACCGGTGGCTAAAGTGCATTGTGATGAATTAGCACTAGGGGGAACAGGAAAACATAGTGCATTTGGATTAATAACTAATCCTTTTGATTCATCGCGTTTAGCAGGTGGTTCATCTAGCGGCTCTGCGGCAACATTAACTAGTAATGTTTCTTTTTCTTTAGGATCTGATACTGGCGATTCTGTGCGTTTACCTGCTAGCTACAATGGAATTGTGGGTTTTAAGCCTAGCTATGGAGCCATAAGCAGGTTCGGTCTGTTTGCTTTTGCATCTAGTTTAGACACTGTGGCATATTTTGCGCATAACGTTAACGATATAGCAGTTTTATCAAGGGTTATGTTTGGCAAAGATCCTAGAGATATGACTAGCTTGGATGTTAAAATTGATAATGTTATAAAAGCAAAGCCACAGAAAATTGGTGTTCTTAATGTGAAGGGCCTAGAAAAGTTTGTTGATGAAGAATACAAAAAGCTTATAAATAAGCTTTCTAAGTCAACAACAGTTGAGCTAGTCAGCATTGATGAAAAGCTTTATAAAGCAATAAAACCTGTTTATGAAATTATTTCATTTTCAGAAGCATCTAGCAACCTTGCAAACTTAAATGGAATAGCATTTGGTTCTAGAAAAGATGGTGATAACTGAGAAGAAATTATGACCAACACTAGAGCAGATGGTTTTGGAGAAATGGTGCAACTAAGACTAGCATTAGGATCATTTTTCTTGCATTCTAAGAATCAAGAAAAGATGATTTTAAAAGCGCAAAAGGTTAGAAGATTAATTAAAGAACATATAGATAGTATTCTTAATCAATATGATGTTGTAATTTATCCTTGTGCCGCTGACTATGCCCCTTATATTGATGATTCTAAAAATAGATCTCATGGGTATATGGATTACATTTTAACTGGTGCCAATCTTTCTGGTAATCCTTCGCTCTCACTTCCATGAATTAAAAATGATCTATTTGTTAATTTATCAATTGATTCAAAAATTTATGACGATGAAAAATTACTATCATATGCATTATGAATTGAAGAGTTCTTGAAGGAGAATAATGAATAA
- the scpB gene encoding SMC-Scp complex subunit ScpB codes for MKNKILEALLYVQGDEGLALEQVKDIFGLNTIAEARKVMNDFVRTYNDEDRALKVVNFNEVFKLSTREAYKEYITKMVQVVKKHRLSNAAIEVAGIVAYKQPVTRSQINNLRGVASEQVLNTLLTKGVVEEVGISPTPGNPILYGVTNKFYDYFKLKSTYELPKLTEFNYSDGTENEARDFNLFDGIKVDVE; via the coding sequence ATGAAAAATAAAATATTGGAAGCTTTATTATATGTTCAAGGTGATGAAGGCCTTGCCTTAGAACAAGTAAAAGACATTTTTGGTTTAAATACTATTGCTGAGGCTAGAAAAGTAATGAATGACTTTGTTAGAACTTATAACGATGAAGATAGAGCACTAAAGGTTGTGAATTTCAATGAAGTTTTTAAATTATCAACTAGAGAAGCATACAAAGAATATATTACAAAAATGGTACAAGTTGTTAAAAAACACCGTTTATCGAATGCTGCTATAGAAGTTGCAGGTATTGTTGCCTACAAACAACCTGTTACTAGATCTCAAATCAATAACCTTAGAGGAGTTGCTAGTGAACAAGTTTTAAACACATTGCTGACTAAAGGTGTTGTTGAAGAAGTTGGAATTAGTCCTACTCCAGGAAATCCTATTCTTTATGGTGTAACAAACAAGTTTTATGATTACTTTAAATTGAAGTCAACTTATGAATTACCTAAATTAACTGAATTCAACTATTCTGATGGAACCGAAAACGAAGCCAGAGATTTTAATTTATTCGATGGCATAAAAGTTGATGTTGAATAG
- a CDS encoding UU173 family protein → MAEQNKPKIINESKFVKSYFNQDYFLWHTAQEFENKYIAEMMEQNVNDDFSIDDEYDESDIGHSIWTRLINENLDTSIQTVNAQSSIFSNIQNQLNLWATGQLFKGLRYKIVSDKGDIKSKINETNKFLNDPTCDVIINGYFGYETDEFVIYSNPFAFNKINKGLYLVKLSTHVKIDSLLSLKFSYEILKKQNINLDNAYVIIVDSQMPQTKGICKFICTELCHMSKNKYAIEKESWNTINQTLRHTNNPYFLDRKPFVNYINQGWALVKNELPFNDLNSKLPTTFNYIKCLKNNYGLKSIKNADKRNSFFKFDVDNPFDPDLYLGNFDLIINRIINAYKVNKPDLSFFDKNIDDNTALNMDYNNFGKNDLLTKNYLLASLGKNNLFNRQIFTDLKLNLIVNNNADKSFNNAKNSFIEKVEQVYKTGDFIKSLVIEKYLSELHIKDQKIVWYDYESFMSLLPVIDDFSPYSQIVNQVSIIDTINGQIIPSTQADIVYDPKNISIFDLISILKNLYDRQGDKYVVYNKSFENTRNMEIASWAQSHSSDEIFAEELYNKLAIKPDDVMNFANYINNRTIDLYELFSRPSKKMNFDDGKIYQNIHIAVDETKLNSKVISKHSPSVKFSQKDYIIEPKIDKKSFTFTINDVDNQLPDELTNLTYSQESGMASILNLNIFLKDLKGMGSIKKVEHLITSKKISLEHMITPYPDLKKVHNGSEAMEIAIKRYANLIDGYIWEDNLSNLKKYCHNDVLAMIMTFNFVEKMVSDIFPELNSLKYTFDSDHQYLLNRYKWKIDVINYKEKATVN, encoded by the coding sequence ATGGCAGAACAGAACAAACCTAAAATCATAAATGAATCTAAATTTGTTAAGTCTTACTTTAATCAAGACTATTTTTTATGACACACCGCTCAAGAATTTGAAAACAAGTATATTGCAGAAATGATGGAGCAAAATGTTAATGATGATTTTTCAATAGATGATGAATATGATGAATCCGACATTGGCCATTCGATTTGAACAAGACTCATAAATGAAAACTTAGATACAAGCATTCAAACAGTTAATGCTCAATCTAGTATTTTTTCTAACATTCAAAATCAGCTAAATTTATGAGCAACTGGTCAGTTATTTAAAGGCTTAAGGTACAAAATAGTTTCAGATAAGGGTGATATTAAATCAAAAATAAATGAAACCAATAAGTTTTTAAATGATCCCACATGCGATGTGATAATAAATGGATATTTTGGCTATGAAACTGATGAATTTGTCATTTATTCTAATCCTTTTGCTTTCAATAAAATAAATAAAGGACTGTATCTTGTTAAATTATCAACGCATGTGAAAATTGACTCACTTTTATCGCTTAAATTTTCTTATGAGATTTTAAAAAAGCAAAATATAAACCTTGATAATGCATATGTAATTATTGTAGATTCACAAATGCCACAAACTAAAGGAATATGTAAATTTATCTGCACTGAGCTATGCCATATGTCAAAGAACAAATATGCAATTGAAAAAGAGTCATGAAATACTATAAATCAGACATTGAGGCACACAAATAATCCCTATTTTCTAGACCGTAAACCTTTTGTGAATTATATAAATCAAGGCTGGGCATTAGTTAAAAATGAACTTCCTTTTAATGACTTAAATAGCAAACTTCCAACAACATTTAATTACATAAAGTGTCTAAAAAATAATTATGGTTTAAAATCAATTAAAAATGCCGATAAGAGAAACAGTTTTTTTAAATTTGATGTTGATAACCCTTTTGACCCTGACCTTTATTTAGGCAACTTTGATCTTATAATTAACAGAATTATTAATGCATATAAGGTCAATAAACCTGATTTAAGTTTTTTTGATAAAAATATTGATGACAATACAGCCTTAAATATGGATTACAATAATTTTGGTAAGAATGACCTGTTGACAAAGAATTATTTGCTCGCTTCATTGGGCAAAAATAACCTTTTTAATAGGCAAATTTTCACTGACTTAAAATTAAATTTAATTGTTAATAATAATGCTGACAAATCATTCAATAATGCGAAAAATAGCTTTATAGAAAAAGTAGAACAGGTCTATAAAACAGGCGATTTCATTAAATCACTAGTTATTGAAAAATATTTAAGTGAGCTACACATTAAAGATCAAAAAATAGTTTGATATGACTATGAGTCATTTATGAGCCTACTGCCTGTAATTGATGATTTTTCTCCGTATTCACAAATAGTTAATCAAGTGTCAATCATTGATACTATTAATGGTCAAATTATTCCTAGTACTCAAGCGGATATAGTGTACGATCCTAAGAACATATCAATCTTTGATTTAATATCTATACTAAAGAACTTGTATGATAGACAAGGCGATAAATATGTAGTTTATAACAAGAGTTTTGAAAACACGCGCAATATGGAAATAGCTTCCTGAGCTCAAAGTCACAGCTCAGATGAAATATTTGCAGAGGAACTATATAATAAATTAGCAATTAAGCCTGATGATGTTATGAATTTTGCTAACTACATTAACAACAGAACTATAGATTTATATGAACTATTCTCAAGACCAAGTAAAAAAATGAATTTTGATGATGGAAAAATCTATCAAAATATACATATTGCAGTTGATGAAACTAAACTTAATAGTAAAGTTATTAGCAAGCATAGTCCAAGTGTGAAGTTTAGTCAAAAGGACTATATTATAGAACCAAAAATAGATAAAAAGTCTTTTACCTTCACAATCAATGATGTCGATAATCAGCTTCCTGATGAATTAACAAATCTAACTTACTCACAAGAATCTGGAATGGCTTCAATTCTTAATTTAAACATATTCTTAAAAGACCTTAAAGGAATGGGCTCTATCAAAAAGGTTGAGCATCTAATAACTTCTAAAAAAATATCACTAGAGCATATGATAACACCTTACCCAGACCTAAAGAAAGTACATAATGGCTCTGAAGCAATGGAAATTGCAATTAAAAGATACGCTAATTTAATTGATGGCTATATTTGGGAAGATAACTTGTCAAATTTAAAAAAGTATTGTCATAATGACGTTCTAGCAATGATAATGACTTTTAACTTTGTAGAAAAAATGGTCTCAGACATTTTTCCTGAATTAAACAGCTTAAAATACACATTTGATAGTGACCATCAGTACCTATTAAACAGGTATAAATGAAAAATTGATGTTATTAACTATAAAGAAAAAGCAACTGTAAATTAG
- a CDS encoding pseudouridine synthase → MHKFVAHKNDGGRKLIKYISSLFKDLPESRIYKLLRQKCVKINGKRITDSNHIINEGDEVVIYGIKEQATIYIYDVGLQLDSKIIYEDDNILIINKKAGKVVHGELLCLDNQVLSYLKFKQNSSFKPSHVGRLDKWTSGLIVYAKNYKALRELNDKIGFFDKIYTLKSDYNGGDNVVSAYIHHDEKMQKMIVTKNPAGLNNQIVKTKIYVDSNKLYAQLLTGRKHQIRATMEYLGYPIYGDIKYGWRKKTNKRIYLHSYKLGFNNLSSPLEYLNGREFECNEDW, encoded by the coding sequence GTGCATAAGTTTGTTGCTCATAAAAACGACGGTGGCAGAAAATTAATAAAATATATTAGTTCTCTATTTAAGGATTTACCAGAGAGTCGTATTTATAAGCTTTTACGTCAAAAGTGCGTAAAGATAAATGGCAAAAGAATTACTGACAGCAATCATATTATTAATGAAGGTGATGAAGTAGTAATTTATGGAATTAAAGAACAAGCAACAATTTATATTTATGATGTCGGATTACAATTAGATTCGAAAATTATTTATGAAGATGACAATATTTTAATAATCAATAAGAAGGCTGGAAAAGTAGTTCACGGCGAGCTACTTTGTTTAGATAACCAGGTGCTAAGTTATCTAAAATTTAAGCAAAATTCGTCATTTAAACCAAGCCATGTTGGACGATTGGACAAATGAACCTCTGGATTAATAGTGTATGCAAAAAACTATAAAGCATTACGTGAATTAAACGATAAAATAGGCTTTTTTGACAAAATTTACACACTGAAAAGCGATTATAATGGTGGTGATAATGTTGTTTCAGCTTATATTCACCATGATGAAAAGATGCAAAAAATGATTGTAACAAAGAATCCTGCTGGATTAAATAACCAAATAGTTAAAACAAAAATATATGTTGATAGCAATAAATTATATGCACAGCTACTAACAGGAAGAAAGCACCAAATTAGAGCAACAATGGAATACTTAGGATACCCAATTTATGGTGATATTAAGTATGGATGACGTAAAAAAACAAATAAGAGAATTTACTTACACTCCTATAAATTAGGGTTCAATAACTTATCATCACCCCTAGAGTACTTAAATGGTAGGGAATTTGAGTGTAATGAAGATTGGTAG